In Cydia amplana chromosome 2, ilCydAmpl1.1, whole genome shotgun sequence, the following proteins share a genomic window:
- the LOC134660839 gene encoding BCL-6 corepressor-like protein 1: MSLSALTLLRARVGRIKRARAHRSTHNQSSAAAETCSNMKFLVVLVASLAVVAFASEEKGAQKQAAAEDKKQEKRGIYDIGHYGGGEEHSFGGQQSHDFGGHDFGGHESHGLSQGHGGDFGGSHGSWKPIQTHHGHEHHEHVKHVEVIKKVPVPYTVEKHVPYTVEKKVPYEVKVHVPQPYTVEKKVPVNVKEYVKYPVYVPEPYTVEKKVPYEVKVPVDKPYEVKVKVPTPYTVEKKVPYEVKVPVPQPYTVEKKVPYPVKYEVKVPQPYEVIKKVPYEVKVPVDKPYNVYVEKPYPVTVEKPYPVTVHKPVPYEVKVPVDRPYKVEVEKPYPVHVKVPVPKPYDVYKKVPYTVERKVPYEVKVPIDKPYPVYKEVQVPLVKEVPYPVKVHVPVYFKKEVEHHHHQHHEHQAPQHYESHGWN; encoded by the exons ATGTCATTATCGGCGCTCACCCTTCTTCGCGCGCGCGTGGGGCGTATAAAACGTGCGCGCGCGCACCGATCGACACACAACCAGTCTTCGGCGGCGGCGGAGACGTGCAGCAACATGAAGTTCTTG GTTGTTTTAGTAGCCTCATTGGCCGTGGTGGCCTTTGCCAGCGAGGAGAAAGGCGCACAGAAACAGGCGGCAGCCGAAGACAAGAAGCAGGAGAAGCGAGGAATCTACGACATCGGCCATTATGGCGGCGGCGAGGAGCACAGCTTCGGCGGCCAACAGAGCCATGACTTCGGCGGACACGACTTCGGCGGTCACGAGTCCCATGGCCTGAGCCAAGGACACGGCGGCGACTTCGGCGGCTCCCACGGCTCGTGGAAGCCCATCCAGACCCATCACGGACACGAGCATCACGAGCACGTCAAGCACGTCGAGGTTATCAAGAAGGTCCCCGTGCCCTACACCGTCGAGAAACACGTGCCCTACACCGTTGAGAAGAAAGTGCCCTATGAAGTCAAGGTGCACGTGCCCCAGCCCTACACCGTCGAGAAGAAAGTCCCGGTCAACGTCAAGGAGTACGTCAAGTACCCCGTTTACGTCCCCGAGCCCTACACCGTCGAGAAGAAGGTGCCTTATGAAGTCAAGGTCCCCGTCGACAAGCCCTACGAAGTCAAAGTGAAGGTCCCCACCCCATACACCGTCGAGAAGAAGGTGCCCTATGAAGTCAAGGTCCCCGTGCCCCAGCCCTACACCGTGGAGAAGAAGGTCCCCTACCCGGTGAAGTACGAAGTGAAAGTTCCCCAGCCCTACGAAGTCATCAAGAAGGTTCCCTATGAAGTGAAGGTCCCAGTCGACAAGCCCTACAACGTGTACGTGGAGAAGCCCTACCCCGTGACCGTCGAGAAGCCCTACCCTGTGACCGTGCACAAGCCCGTGCCGTACGAGGTCAAGGTCCCCGTCGACAGGCCCTACAAGGTCGAGGTCGAGAAGCCTTACCCCGTGCACGTGAAGGTCCCGGTGCCCAAGCCCTACGACGTGTATAAGAAGGTGCCCTACACGGTCGAGAGGAAAGTGCCTTATGAAGTGAAGGTGCCCATCGACAAGCCGTACCCCGTGTACAAGGAGGTGCAAGTGCCGCTCGTCAAGGAGGTGCCGTACCCCGTGAAGGTGCACGTGCCCGTGTACTTCAAGAAGGAGGTggagcatcatcatcatcagcaccACGAGCACCAAGCGCCCCAGCACTACGAGAGCCACGGGTGGAACTGA